A section of the Thermoanaerobaculia bacterium genome encodes:
- a CDS encoding twin-arginine translocation signal domain-containing protein codes for MNNLDRRRFLQLAGAGGLVIAIGPGGIRRLDAATSDTAPWDAVAYVTLHPEGTVAIVCHRSEMGQGIRTTMPPPASACASCRWESNSQAGKTAKPDAGGGRPADGRGPLAALGAADRAQPSTVEASRPRSAPASRSATP; via the coding sequence ATGAACAACCTCGACCGCCGCCGCTTCCTGCAGCTTGCCGGTGCCGGCGGACTGGTGATCGCCATCGGCCCCGGCGGCATCCGCCGGCTCGACGCCGCCACCTCTGATACCGCGCCCTGGGATGCCGTCGCCTACGTGACGCTCCACCCCGAAGGCACGGTGGCGATCGTCTGCCATCGCTCCGAGATGGGGCAGGGGATCCGCACCACCATGCCGCCACCGGCATCCGCGTGCGCGAGCTGCCGGTGGGAAAGCAACTCGCAGGCTGGCAAGACCGCAAAGCCTGACGCCGGCGGAGGCCGGCCGGCTGATGGACGAGGTCCTCTTGCCGCTCTTGGCGCGGCGGACCGAGCGCAGCCTTCTACTGTCGAGGCCTCGAGGCCCAGGAGCGCTCCAGCCTCTCGTTCTGCGACGCCCTGA
- a CDS encoding CHRD domain-containing protein, producing MRELRYLVFAPLLAVAALVLAGGLAAGPAAAQAIFDGALDGASANPPTASTATGATELTIDEDQLVVDFSFSGLTGNSTAAHIHCCATPPSNVGVAVNYLTFPLGVTSGAYANTFDLGSTATYFAAFVTANGGTAASAKAALLAGFAAGRAYTCVHTTNFGGGEIRSHFGFASFLDGFESGDADDWSDSVP from the coding sequence ATGCGTGAGTTGCGCTATCTCGTCTTCGCTCCGCTGCTGGCCGTTGCCGCGCTCGTCCTTGCAGGTGGGCTGGCCGCGGGGCCGGCAGCGGCCCAGGCGATTTTCGACGGAGCGCTCGATGGGGCGTCGGCCAATCCGCCGACGGCTTCGACGGCGACCGGGGCGACCGAGCTGACGATCGACGAAGACCAGCTCGTCGTCGACTTTTCGTTCTCGGGGCTCACCGGAAACAGCACCGCGGCGCACATCCACTGCTGCGCGACACCGCCGTCGAACGTCGGGGTTGCGGTGAACTACTTGACCTTTCCCCTCGGAGTCACCTCGGGGGCCTATGCCAACACCTTCGACCTGGGCAGTACTGCGACCTACTTTGCAGCTTTCGTCACCGCGAACGGCGGGACCGCAGCCTCGGCCAAGGCGGCGCTACTCGCCGGCTTCGCGGCGGGGCGGGCCTATACCTGCGTGCATACGACGAACTTCGGCGGCGGCGAGATCCGCTCGCACTTCGGATTCGCGTCGTTCCTGGACGGTTTCGAGAGCGGGGATGCCGACGATTGGAGCGACTCGGTGCCGTGA
- a CDS encoding DUF1211 domain-containing protein translates to MTFVPGDSARLEAFSDGVFAFAATLLVVALEVPSTVLELEQVLIGFVPFTLSFGALVFIWSVHRAFFRRFPLGDRMTVALNSCLLFVVLFYVYPLKFLARGLATMLFGSGIGGGGGVASFAELGKLFAWYGGGFAAIFLFVALLYVHGARRAEGLGLSPRERREARFWARHYAILCAVGLLSLAMAITGIGVRVGMPGWIYGLLGPLCGAHGFWSARRAARTAGP, encoded by the coding sequence ATGACCTTCGTCCCCGGCGACTCCGCGCGCCTCGAGGCGTTCTCCGATGGCGTCTTCGCCTTCGCGGCAACTCTCCTCGTGGTGGCGCTCGAGGTGCCTTCGACGGTGCTCGAGCTCGAGCAGGTTCTGATCGGTTTCGTGCCGTTCACGCTGAGCTTCGGGGCGCTGGTCTTCATCTGGTCGGTGCATCGCGCCTTCTTCCGCCGCTTTCCGCTCGGCGACCGCATGACCGTGGCGCTCAACTCCTGCCTGCTGTTCGTCGTCCTGTTCTACGTCTACCCGCTCAAGTTCCTGGCCCGCGGCCTCGCCACGATGCTCTTCGGCAGTGGGATCGGCGGCGGCGGCGGAGTCGCCTCGTTCGCCGAGCTCGGGAAGCTCTTCGCCTGGTACGGCGGAGGTTTCGCCGCGATCTTTCTCTTCGTCGCCCTGCTCTACGTCCACGGAGCGCGCCGGGCCGAAGGCCTCGGCCTCTCGCCGCGCGAGCGCCGGGAGGCCCGCTTCTGGGCCCGGCACTACGCGATCCTCTGCGCCGTCGGCCTGCTTTCGCTCGCGATGGCGATCACCGGGATCGGCGTCCGGGTCGGCATGCCCGGATGGATCTACGGCCTCCTCGGCCCGCTCTGCGGCGCGCACGGTTTCTGGAGCGCCCGGCGGGCCGCTCGCACCGCAGGCCCCTAG